In the genome of Drosophila subpulchrella strain 33 F10 #4 breed RU33 chromosome 2L, RU_Dsub_v1.1 Primary Assembly, whole genome shotgun sequence, one region contains:
- the LOC119547103 gene encoding cell division cycle protein 23 homolog yields MQEFFSVLLPDVKRELRRGIIECSKRGLLHSTKWLAEMHHGLGDVHIDNEAPDEDRTFSECQLEGIAPAEYSDYFLAKSYYDVREYDRAAHAVRNCESSVPRFLHFYSTYMAREKRRLDSTTDQANLHEPNQMRDLADLLATLRMEYGKSRLDGYGIYLYGVVLKALNLNQAAEQMLIQAIRLVPMLWSAYLELSPLIMEKKKLLSLQLGGHWMRHFFMAHTYLELYLNDDGLKIYEDLQASGFSKSIYLIAQMALVYHNKRDVDKAIELYQALLESDPYRLDNVDTYSNLLFVKEMKTEMAQLAHKAVSINKYRPETCCVIGNYYSIRCDHQVAISYFQRALKLNPKYLAAWTLMGHEFMELKNTNAAIQSYRKAVEVNKRDYRAWYGLGQAYEIIKMHYYSLYYFKIAHQLRPYDSRMLVALGETYEKLDKCENAVKCYWKAIDVGDIEGIAMYKLANLHEKLGDHETAVHCYIMYCEDERAATDKQSLYQGFITLANYYEKKGEYERAAYYAYKCLDSDDRKTEAKALLKTIDWKRNAEGQKKTKSSTAVANAETSSEDEMEWELQDVRVRVPFTSIATTTTTTTTTSSAGSSSSSAISLRPGRNLLEGMRRSQANRTSLNPAASSTATTNTTATAVTTATEETPGTSAGTANPPEQPPSEDNSSMEVSSVSID; encoded by the exons ATGCAGGAGTTCTTCAGCGTGTTGCTGCCGGATGTTAAAAGGGAACTGCGCCGCGGGATCATCGAGTGCTCCAAGCGGGGTCTGCTGCACAGCACTAAATGGCTGGCGGAGATGCACCACGGATTGGGCGATGTGCACATAGATAATGAAGCACCCGACGAGGATCGCACATTCAGCGAATGCCAGCTGGAGGGGATTGCGCCGGCGGAGTACAGCGACTACTTCCTGGCCAAGAGCTACTACGATGTGAGGGAGTACGACCGGGCGGCACACGCGGTCCGGAACTGCGAGAGCAGTGTGCCGCGCTTCCTGCACTTCTACTCCACCTACATGGCAAGGGAAAAGCGCCGACTGGACTCAACCACCGACCAGGCCAATCTCCATGAGCCGAATCAAATGCGGGATCTCGCCGACCTCTTGGCCACATTGCGCATGGAGTACGGCAAGAGTCGGCTGGACGGCTATGGCATCTATTTGTATGGAGTCGTCCTGAAAGCACTGAATCTCAACCAGGCCGCCGAGCAAATGCTCATCCAGGCCATCAGACTGGTGCCCATGCTGTGGAGCGCCTATCTGGAACTCTCGCCTCTCATTATGGAGAAAAAAAAACTGCTGAGTCTGCAGCTTGGCGGTCACTGGATGCGGCACTTTTTCATGGCGCATACTTACCTGGAGCTGTATCTCAACGATGATGGACTGAAAATCTACGAGGATCTGCAGGCATCGGGATTCAGCAAGAGCATTTACTTGATTGCCCAAATGGCACTGGTCTATCACAACAAGCGGGATGTGGACAAGGCGATTGAGCTGTACCAAGCACTGCTCGAGAGCGATCCCTACCGACTGGACAATGTGGACACGTACTCCAATTTGCTGTTCGTCAAGGAGATGAAGACAGAGATGGCCCAGTTGGCCCACAAGGCTGTGAGCATCAACAAGTACCGTCCGGAGACGTGTTGCGTAATAG GCAACTACTATAGCATCCGCTGTGATCACCAGGTGGCCATTTCCTACTTCCAGCGTGCCCTGAAACTGAATCCTAAGTACCTGGCCGCCTGGACTCTGATGGGCCATGAGTTCATGGAGCTGAAGAACACGAATGCAGCCATACAGAGCTATCGGAAGGCAGTGGAGGTCAACAAGCGGGACTATCGCGCCTGGTATGGCCTGGGCCAGGCCTACGAGATCATCAAGATGCACTACTACAGCTTGTACTACTTTAAAATCGCCCACCAACTCCGTCCCTATGACTCCCGCATGCTGGTTGCCTTGGGCGAGACGTACGAAAAGCTGGACAAGTGCGAAAATGCGGTGAAGTGCTACTGGAAGGCCATCGATGTGGGCGATATCGAGGGCATAGCCATGTACAAGCTGGCTAATCTGCACGAGAAGCTCGGAGATCATGAGACTGCGGTCCATTGCTACATCATGTACTGCGAGGACGAAAGGGCGGCCACCGATAAGCAGAGTCTCTACCAAGGCTTTATCACGCTGGCAAATTATTACGAGAAGAAGGGTGAATACGAGAGAGCCGCCTATTATGCGTACAAGTGTCTGGACTCTGATGAT CGCAAAACAGAGGCCAAGGCTTTGCTAAAGACAATCGACTGGAAGCGCAACGCCGAGGGGCAGAAGAAAACTAAAAGTTCAACGGCCGTGGCGAACGCAGAGACAAGTTCCGAGGATGAGATGGAGTGGGAGCTGCAAGATGTACGTGTCCGAGTGCCTTTCACCTCCATAGCAACCACGACGACCACCACGACTACTACTTCTAGCGCGGGTAGCTCGAGTAGCTCCGCGATCAGCCTGCGTCCGGGTCGCAACTTGCTCGAGGGAATGCGTCGATCGCAGGCGAACAGGACGAGCTTAAACCCGGCTGCCAGCAGTACTGCAACCACGAACACAACGGCAACTGCTGTCACAACGGCCACCGAGGAGACGCCTGGCACATCTGCCGGCACTGCAAATCCACCCGAACAGCCACCTTCGGAAGATAACAGCTCAATGGAAGTATCCAGCGTGTCCATCGATTAG
- the LOC119548513 gene encoding protein ANTAGONIST OF LIKE HETEROCHROMATIN PROTEIN 1-like: MEDNNKTKDSDKNKRNDLIGLVLLMQEHNNRFLQNMLELQKLDEESTKLWISMIEEDPVFLPTQRDHPDGKFWERDVPECSDGVFKDHFRMEREHFDEIVESLESIRVNQGSPNEITLDKRIAIALYTMGSSKDYRKVGRLFGVPSSMIPKILNEFCRQIINVFAPEHLPKEFLTQEKLEECMSGFEELGFPQCFGVLDGTHIEIRPPVSDAEDYCNIKGWYSTILIALVDHRGRFLYINTGCQGRCSKSEIYEASTLKKKLASTDILKANSKTIDGVDVPPFLVGDSAFRFSTAVMKAYPFDNSGNENEIIYNDAHSKTKRLAEKAFRHLKTRFFRIHKGLDNRCRKAPGVIVACCILHNFLVGKNSDLMEKWKIDDNHRSQPEENDSLTDLLEAPETLRNAVSHYINNQPER; this comes from the exons ATGGAAGataataataaaaccaaagatagtgacaaaaataaaagaaacgaTTTAATCGGCCTAGTGTTACTTATGCAGGAGCACAACAACAGATTTTTGCAGAACATGTTGGAGTTACAAAAGTTGGACGAGGAATCAACCAAATTGTGGATTTCAATGATAGAGGAGGATCCCGTCTTTTTGCCAACCCAGCGAGAT CACCCAGACGGCAAATTTTGGGAGCGAGATGTTCCAGAATGCTCCGATGGTGTTTTCAAGGACCATTTTCGCATGGAAAGGGAGCACTTTGATGAGATAGTCGAGTCCTTGGAAAGTATTCGAGTGAACCAGGGATCTCCGAACGAAATTACACTGGATAAACGCATAGCTATAGCCCTGTATACAATGGGATCGTCTAAGGATTATCGCAAAGTGGGCAGGTTATTTGGCGTCCCATCCTCGATGATACCTAAAATCTTGAACGAGTTCTGCAGGCAGATTATCAACGTTTTTGCTCCAGAACACTTGCCCAAAGAATTTCTCACCCAAGAGAAACTGGAGGAATGTATGTCGGGCTTCGAGGAACTGGGCTTCCCTCAATGTTTCGGAGTATTgg ATGGAACACATATAGAGATACGTCCTCCTGTCTCCGATGCCGAGGATTACTGTAACATTAAGGGCTGGTACTCTACTATACTCATTGCtctggtggatcacag GGGAAGATTCCTTTATATAAATACAGGCTGCCAGGGTCGCTGCAGCAAGTCGGAGATATATGAAGCTAGCACCCTGAAGAAAAAGTTAGCTTCAACTGATATTTTGAAGGCCAATTCAAAGACCATCGATGGAGTCGATGTGCCACCGTTTCTAGTTGGCGATTCCGCCTTCAGATTTTCAACAGCCGTCATGAAGGCTTACCCATTTGATAATTCTGGAAACGAAAATGAGATTATTTATAACGATGCTCACTCCAAGACAAAGAGGCTAGCTGAAAAGGCTTTTCGGCACTTAAAAACGCGCTTTTTCAGGATTCATAAAGGACTTGATAATCGTTGCCGCAAAGCGCCCGGCGTTATTGTTGCCTGTTGTATATTGCACAATTTTCTAGTTGGCAAAAACAGCGATCTTATggagaaatggaaaattgaTGATAACCACCGCTCACAACCAGAGGAAAATGATAGTCTAACAGACCTTCTAGAGGCTCCGGAAACACTGAGAAATGCGGTTTCGCATTATATTAACAATCAGCCAGAGAGATGA
- the LOC119548729 gene encoding LOW QUALITY PROTEIN: bromodomain-containing protein DDB_G0280777 (The sequence of the model RefSeq protein was modified relative to this genomic sequence to represent the inferred CDS: substituted 2 bases at 2 genomic stop codons) has protein sequence MASANHRGGGGRGGGGAVAGAGADGNAIVGLQIGSAWFQRKINLRPQHRGVHLVTEEILRQMPELAHFSVGLCHMQILHTSASLALNESWDPDVRDDMEMMLNKIVPEGLPYRHSCEGPDDMPAHVKACFLGSSLTIPITDGKLSLGTWQGVWLCEHRDQAGSRKLVITLTGCPREQARSPLSPVSPIASTSSXGRPRSTRDSRXSRGSDNNAIISSRRLILQKNLAKANLAQQRAAAVIAAGRGGLGGGQQDALAPPNIPGMETKTGRLLLRQQLHLNLNLNVQETLRDGVDIDDVDEDVDEDEDLDLDLDLETVTTVPLNNEQLNAKVTTTTSSSSAASSALAKFNRIIDSTLERPPVALEYSGLPKLSSATLQQRFNLAYPELVSQQQQQQQQQQQQQHLQQQQHHQQLQLQHDATKQISSLQGNPRLDRGTGAVASTPLTLQAPKTPATATEEQMDPGQSHDDDQDDDDHPHHDEDNQTKRNDVHYLLKQLNSFSDIEEIEIVDMKQRGQRPPMASSSLATMMPPPSPAPPASPSTQSHRLGPRFASSGDSSLVLPQHQFDDYLFESCHYLETNYFAATYRTAMVESSSHEFRPSTNSSSNSFELHEMEPPSVICKAGAPPPPLTASRSGHPGHPGHPGHPPPRYQFEYQAETRLTTSGVQTELTVESLAKMSNCSGSSSSSTRAPPFFRCCYTPIDRWRERRQQQKSSSASSSAAQPPKDV, from the exons ATGGCCTCGGCCAATCACCGGGGTGGCGGCGGACGCGGCGGTGGCGGCGCCGTCGCCGGCGCTGGAGCGGATGGCAATGCGATCGTCGGCCTGCAGATCGGTTCCGCCTGGTTTCAGCGCAAGATCAACCTGAGGCCGCAGCACCGCGGCGTCCACCTGGTCACCGAGGAGATCCTCCGACAGATGCCGGAGCTGGCGCACTTCTCGGTGGGATTATGCCACATGCAAA TTCTTCACACATCGGCGAGTTTAGCGTTAAACGAAAGCTGGGATCCAGACGTCAG AGACGACATGGAGATGATGTTGAATAAAATAGTTCCCGAAGGTTTGCCCTATAGGCATTCGTGCGAGGGACCCGATGATATG CCCGCGCACGTGAAGGCCTGCTTCCTGGGCAGCTCCCTGACAATCCCGATCACCGATGGCAAGCTGTCGCTGGGCACGTGGCAGGGCGTTTGGCTGTGCGAGCACCGCGACCAGGCCGGATCCCGGAAGCTGGTGATCACGCTGACCGGATGTCCGCGCGAACAGGCCCGCAGCCCGCTGTCCCCCGTCTCGCCGATCGCCAGCACGTCCAGTTAGGGGCGGCCTCGCTCCACCCGCGACAGCCGGTAATCGCGGGGGAGCGACAATAATGCCATCATTTCGTCGAGGCGGCTGATACTGCAGAAGAACTTGGCTAAGGCGAACCTGGCCCAGCAGCGGGCGGCGGCGGTGATTGCCGCCGGTCGGGGCGGATTGGGTGGTGGTCAACAGGATGCGTTGGCACCGCCCAATATACCCGGCATGGAGACGAAGACCGGCCGCCTGCTGCTGCGCCAGCAGCTGCACCTCAATCTCAATCTGAATGTGCAGGAAACGTTGCGCGATGGCGTCGACATCGATGATGTGGACGAGGATGtcgacgaggacgaggacctAGACCTAGACCTAGACCTAGAAACCGTCACAACAGTGCCTCTTAACAATGAACAACTTAATGCTAAGGTCACCACCACAACATCCAGTTCATCAGCAGCGAGCAGTGCATTAGCTAAATTCAATCGCATCATTGACTCCACCTTGGAGCGGCCACCAGTGGCCCTAGAGTACTCCGGATTGCCCAAGTTGAGCAGTGCCACATTGCAGCAGCGCTTCAATCTGGCCTATCCGGAGTTGGTGAgccaacaacagcagcagcagcaacagcagcagcagcaacaacatctgcaacagcagcaacatcatcagcagTTGCAGCTGCAACATGATGCGACCAAGCAGATCAGCAGCCTCCAGGGGAACCCCAGATTGGATCGTGGAACGGGCGCCGTTGCCAGCACCCCATTAACACTTCAAGCACCCAAAACTCCAGCAACGGCGACGGAGGAGCAAATGGATCCGGGGCAATCCCACGACGACGATCAAGACGACGATGATCATCCCCACCACGACGAGGATAATCAAACGAAACGAAATGATGTGCATTATTTGTTGAAACAGTTGAATAGTTTTAGTGATATAGAAGAAATAGAAATTGTTGATATGAAGCAAAGAGGTCAGCGGCCGCCGATGGCGTCCAGTTCGTTGGCGACCATGATGCCGCCACCCTCGCCGGCACCGCCGGCCTCCCCATCCACGCAGTCGCACCGGCTGGGGCCGCGGTTCGCCTCCTCGGGCGACAGTTCGCTGGTCCTGCCGCAGCACCAGTTCGACGACTACCTGTTCGAGTCCTGCCACTACCTGGAGACAAACTACTTTGCCGCCACATACCGCACTGCCATGGTCGAGAGCAGCTCCCACGAGTTCCGGCCCTCGACCAACAGCAGCTCGAACAGCTTCGAGCTGCACGAGATGGAGCCGCCCAGTGTCATCTGCAAGGCGGGTGCACCACCTCCTCCTCTGACCGCCAGTCGTTCTGGTCATCCAGGTCACCCTGGTCATCCGGGTCATCCGCCGCCGCGATATCAATTCGAATACCAGGCGGAGACCCGGCTGACCACCAGTGGGGTGCAGACGGAGCTCACCGTCGAGTCGCTGGCCAAGATGAGCAACTGCAGCGGGAGCAGCTCCTCCTCGACGAGGGCTCCTCCCTTCTTCCGTTGCTGCTACACGCCCATCGATCGCTGGCGGGAGAGGAGGCAGCAGCAGAAGAGCTCCTCGGCCTCCTCGTCCGCCGCCCAGCCGCCCAAGGACGTCTGA
- the LOC119546304 gene encoding fibrinogen-like protein 1, whose amino-acid sequence MGLESRLIKAERRSKLLSEEIAEIGWTTIQKRFDGSENFDRPWKDYRDGFGDLNGEFFIGLEKIHVMTQKRPHELYIKLGKVDGSTSYAYYKDFKLGSEEESYALQSLGKYFGTAGDSLKYHINETFTTFDRDNDKSETGNCASPEVGGWWYHNCSQR is encoded by the coding sequence ATGGGCTTAGAAAGTCGCTTAATAAAAGCTGAACGCCGAAGCAAATTGCTTTCTGAAGAGATAGCCGAAATTGGTTGGACGACTATTCAAAAACGTTTTGACGGTTCCGAAAACTTTGATCGACCTTGGAAGGATTACAGGGATGGATTCGGCGATTTAAATGGAGAATTTTTTATTGGACTAGAGAAAATTCACGTTATGACTCAAAAACGGCCCCACGAACTTTATATCAAGCTTGGAAAGGTTGATGGATCCACAAGCTACGCTTATTACAAGGATTTCAAACTTGGAAGCGAGGAAGAGTCGTATGCGCTACAATCGCTGGGAAAATACTTCGGAACAGCTGGAGACTCCCTAAAATATCATATCAACGAAACGTTCACCACGTTTGACAGGGATAATGACAAATCTGAAACTGGTAATTGCGCTTCTCCTGAAGTAGGTGGCTGGTGGTATCACAATTGCAGTCAAAGGTAA
- the LOC119548514 gene encoding uncharacterized protein LOC119548514, translating into MNYPKRKPLSWSQYYEELLFDLWEENIASIRAGQKSTIVCKAMAEKLDEAGFIGVEMKDVRTKLDNITRKYKIEAREGHSKWKHFSRIRRILGVLKPVKVKYDHLIEQSTDDNGKQEPLSVKSESLNDDLDQPGILSDEDGTSWDRTLEMLSNPGSLCDDLPYSPQCKKAKLSPDDMTSFEAGMLAATKERNRELKQMRKELTNLASRRLNALEKLQMTMERMEQENAKFHEKLLQKL; encoded by the exons atGAACTACCCTAAGCGAAAACCACTTTCATGGTCGCAATACTACGAAGAATTGCTTTTTGACCTGTGGGAGGAAAATATTGCGTCTATTCGAGCTGGTCAAAAAAGCACTATTGTATGCAAGGCAATGGCGGAAAAACTCGACGAGGCCGGATTTATAGGCGTTGAGATGAAGGATGTGCGCACCAAGCTAGACAATATAACCCGCAAATACAA AATAGAAGCCAGGGAGGGGCACTCAAAGTGGAAGCACTTTTCGAGAATTCGCCGAATATTGGGAGTATTGAAACCAGTAAAAGTCAAATATGATCACTTAATTGAACAAAGCACAG ATGACAATGGAAAACAGGAGCCACTCTCAGTAAAAAGCGAGAGCTTAAATGATGATTTGGATCAGCCCGGAATCTTAAGTGACGAGGATGGTACTTCCTGGGATCGCACATTGGAAATGCTGTCGAATCCAGGAAGCCTATGTGATGACTTGCCCTACTCGCCACAATGTAAGAAGGCAAAACTTTCCCCGGATGACATGACATCCTTTGAGGCAGGAATGCTAGCAGCCACAAAAGAACGCAATAGGGAACTTAAACAAATGAGGAAGGAGTTGACCAACCTGGCCAGTCGACGGCTGAATGCCTTGGAGAAGCTGCAAATGACCATGGAACGAATGGAGCAGGAAAACGCCAAATTCCATGAAAAACTGCTGCAAAAATTGTAG
- the LOC119547104 gene encoding lysosomal Pro-X carboxypeptidase, translated as MGVDLVIGAALSAVLGALLITGCNSEIPRYKYEIKEFQVPLDHFSFLINATFNIRYLYNDTFVDKANARTPIFFYTGNEGDIELFAQNTGFLWEQAEKQKALVIFAEHRYYGKSLPFGSSTFNTSMPEHLAYFTVEQTLEDYAMLITFLRNDRQMPVVAFGGSYGGMLAAWFRMKYPHLVTGALAASAPILQFPGITDCDIFSRIVTSVFQNAYNANCTVNIGRSWKLFQTLGGNDAGKKQISDAFHLCTPLKSDEDLKKFLDYIEEVYSNLAMVNYPYNSSFLAPLPAYPVRQVCFYLKDLHTTDADLLHAMASALAVYTNYTGSSKCLDISVNSNADESGWNIQSCNQMVMPFCSNATNTMFRTSSWNFKEVAEKCYKDYRLTPKPYDIILRYGGRNLEAVTNIIFSNGLLDPWSGGGVLQSPNDKVFVIILPEGAHHLDLRHSDPADPPSVGDARKKEAAIIERWIQDF; from the coding sequence ATGGGAGTAGACCTTGTAATTGGAGCTGCATTGTCAGCAGTTCTGGGAGCCCTGCTGATCACGGGAtgcaattcggagattcccaGGTATAAGTACGAGATCAAGGAGTTCCAGGTGCCTCTGGATCACTTCAGTTTCCTGATCAACGCCACTTTCAACATCCGGTATTTGTACAACGACACCTTTGTGGACAAGGCCAATGCCCGCACTCCGATCTTTTTTTACACGGGAAATGAGGGGGACATCGAACTCTTTGCCCAGAATACCGGATTCCTGTGGGAACAGGCTGAGAAACAGAAGGCTCTGGTGATCTTCGCGGAGCATCGGTACTATGGGAAGTCCCTGCCCTTCGGTAGTTCCACTTTTAACACCAGCATGCCGGAGCACTTGGCCTATTTTACGGTGGAACAGACCCTGGAGGATTACGCCATGCTGATCACTTTTCTGAGGAACGATCGCCAGATGCCCGTTGTGGCTTTCGGCGGGTCCTACGGCGGAATGCTGGCCGCCTGGTTCCGGATGAAGTATCCGCATTTGGTCACGGGCGCATTGGCCGCCTCGGCTCCCATTCTGCAATTCCCGGGTATAACCGATTGCGACATCTTCTCCAGGATTGTGACTTCGGTTTTCCAGAATGCCTACAACGCAAATTGCACAGTGAACATTGGCAGGTCGTGGAAACTCTTTCAGACTCTGGGAGGGAATGATGCCGGCAAGAAGCAGATATCGGATGCATTCCACCTCTGCACTCCACTTAAGAGCGATGAGGATCTGAAGAAGTTCCTGGACTACATAGAAGAAGTCTACAGTAATCTCGCCATGGTTAACTATCCGTACAACAGCAGTTTCCTGGCCCCGTTGCCAGCTTATCCTGTGAGGCAGGTGTGTTTCTACCTCAAGGATTTGCACACCACCGATGCGGATTTGCTGCACGCCATGGCCAGTGCCCTGGCGGTCTATACCAACTACACTGGATCCTCCAAGTGCCTGGATATTTCGGTTAACTCTAATGCCGATGAGTCCGGATGGAATATTCAGAGCTGCAACCAGATGGTGATGCCCTTCTGTTCCAACGCCACCAATACCATGTTCCGCACATCCAGCTGGAACTTCAAGGAGGTCGCCGAGAAGTGTTACAAGGACTATCGCCTCACGCCCAAGCCCTATGACATAATTCTACGTTATGGCGGCAGAAACCTGGAGGCTGTGACTAATATCATCTTCAGCAATGGTCTTCTGGATCCCTGGAGCGGTGGCGGTGTGCTGCAGTCCCCCAATGACAAGGTCTTCGTCATCATTCTACCGGAGGGGGCTCATCACCTGGATTTGCGCCACAGCGATCCGGCTGATCCGCCTTCAGTGGGCGATGCGCGCAAGAAGGAGGCAGCCATCATAGAACGGTGGATCCAAGATTTCTGA
- the LOC119548730 gene encoding phospholipase A2 group XV gives MRLKSGIFLVLLLTTFLGLAECFWPFTRRHSTNPPPPPPPPPPEPKLSPVIFVPGDGGSQLDARLNKSNSPYFVCQKTHDWYNLWLDLEQLVIPMVYCWIDNVKLYYDKVTRTTHNTPGVETRTPGWGNPEVVEWIDPTKNSAGAYFKDVANVLVDLGYVRKQNIHGAPYDFRKAPGENKQFFIDLKQLVEDTYEANNQSAVTFITHSMGSSMTLVFLQQQTVQWKAKYVKRLISLAGAWAGSFKAVKVFAMGDDLDSFALSAKILKEEQITHPSTAWLLPSPLFWKPSEVLATTPTRNYTMAQLKEFFNDIDYMTGWEMRKDTIRYSQNFSPPDVELHCLYGDGIDTVERLQYKKSDIAGETPKLIMGLGDGTVNQRSLRACQYWSGYSSSPVNTLALQGVDHMHILSNPDVLKYVRTVMQQP, from the exons ATGAGGCTCAAATCGGGAATATTTCTGGTGCTGCTACTGACCACTTTTTTGGGTCTGGCCGAATGCTTTTGGCCTTTTACCAGAAGACACAGTACAAAccctcctcctccacctcccCCTCCGCCGCCAGAGCCCAAGCTTTCGCCTGTGATTTTCG TTCCCGGAGATGGAGGCTCTCAACTGGACGCCCGGCTGAACAAGTCCAACTCTCCTTATTTCGTGTGCCAGAAGACCCACGATTGGTACAATCTCTGGCTCGATCTGGAGCAGTTGGTCATTCCCATGGTCTATTGCTGGATAGATAATGTTAAGTTATACTACGACAAGGTCACCAGGACCACTCACAACACGCCTGGTGTGGAGACGAGGACTCCTGGCTGGGGAAATCCGGAGGTCGTCGAATGGATCGATCCCACCAAGAACAGCGCCGGGGCCTACTTCAAGGACGTGGCCAACGTGCTGGTGGATCTGGGCTATGTTCGCAAGCAGAACATCCACGGAGCTCCGTACGACTTCCGAAAAGCGCCGG GTGAGAACAAACAATTCTTCATCGATCTCAAGCAACTGGTGGAGGACACCTATGAGGCCAACAATCAGTCGGCAGTCACCTTTATCACGCACAGTATGGGCAGTTCCATGACCCTGGTCTTCTTGCAGCAGCAGACCGTCCAATGGAAGGCCAAATATGTAAAACGATTGATCAGTTTGGCAGGAGCCTGGGCGGGCAGCTTTaaggcggtgaaagtgtttGCCATGGGCGACGATCTCGATTCGTTTGCCCTGAGCGCCAAGATCCTTAAGGAGGAGCAAATAACACACCCATCCACTGCTTGGCTGCTGCCGTCTCCACTCTTTTGGAAGCCTTCCGAGGTTCTGGCCACGACCCCAACCAGAAACTATACGATGGCACAGCTCAAGGAGTTTTTTAACGACATAGACTACATGACGGGCTGGGAAATGCGCAAGGACACGATTCGCTATAGCCAAAATTTTAGTCCACCGGATGTGGAGCTGCATTGTCTGTATGGCGATGGCATAGACACGGTGGAGAG ATTGCAGTACAAAAAGTCAGATATTGCTGGGGAAACGCCCAAGTTGATTATGGGTCTGGGCGATGGAACCGTAAATCAGCGTTCCCTGCGGGCCTGCCAATATTGGTCGGGCTATAGCAGCTCGCCTGTAAACACACTGGCCCTGCAAGGAGTGGATCACATGCATATCCTGTCCAATCCAGACGTCCTCAAATATGTTCGCACAGTCATGCAGCAGCCATAA